In Bacillus marinisedimentorum, the sequence GAATGATCCAGCAGGAATCCAGCGCGCCGCCCCTCTAAAGACAAAAAAATACCGCGGCAGACGCTGCGGGAGTAGTTAAAAGCTGAAGAAGCTCAGTACTTTCCGTTTTTTCGGTTTTTCGACTTTAAAGCCTTCTTCAAGTGCCTGTTTGTTCTCGTTTACTTTATTCTCGAACTCCTCTATTCTTCCTATGACTTCTTCTACTTTTTTAGTCGTTTCTTCTATTTCTTCACGGTGATTCAATAACTGGACGGCAACAACTTCATCGGCTTTGCTTTCAAGCTTTTTTTCCAGATAATCAATCCTGTCCATCAGCATCTGGATTTTTTCTTCCACGGCATCAGTCTTCAGATTCTGTGTTACCTGTACAGCACCGTCTTGTTCGGGCATTCCTGTCTTTTCACTCTTGATGGAATGCAGCATGCGCATCCCCTCTTCTTCAAACACATAGTGGCCATACCCGTTTTTTTTGCATGGAATTTCATATTGCTTCGTCCAGTTCCGGATCGTCTTCGGATCGACACCTAAATATTCCGCAGCCTCTTTCGTTTTCATTGCGTATTCCATCACGGATCCCCTCCCGGTCGTTTTGCTCACATATTCGATGCGCAATTCATTCTCCCTTCATGTGTGACAAAACTAGAAGGTGTTCGGCAAAGAAAGTGGATTTTGGGGCAAATCGACAACGTGCAGCTTTTAAAAAAGTTTACCTTTCGGCAATATTTTTTCCTCCAAACGGATCAATGTGTGGAGCTGCCGCTGTTTGTCAATGTACCAGGAAGTAAGCCTGATGTTTTTTGCCTGCTGTTCTTTCCTGAACCACCATTTCTGCATGCGGCCTTTATACCAATCAGGAAGTGGATTCCTGCTATGTTCGACAACAGGCTGGCACAACCGCAGCATCGGAGTGGAAAACATCCTTCCGCTTCTACCCAGGAACCTTCCGTAATCATTCCTTGATCCGGTGTGCTCCGTATTGTTCGAAAAATCAATTATGGCTCTGTAATAGCCGGGATGAAACAGCAAGCCGGCGAGCCGCTTGCCGAGCTTGATCCGGTTGCTGACTTTTTTGAAGCCGTGCACGGAGTATCCGAACAGTTCCCCCTCCCTCGTCGGGAAAAGCACTGTTGAAAAATGAAGCCTTTCCTCAAACTTGAAGGCAAGTGACCGGAATACCGCCTTTTCATAAACCGGGTGCTCGATAACCGGTTTTTGAATCACATGCTGTTCATTTATGATCAGTGCATATACAAGCCTCTCAATGTCGCCGGACACCCAGAAACGGTTCCATTCCCTTTCCATGAACACCGAGACATTGAATTGGTTCAGCAGCCCGAACATCGGCTTGCCTAAATCCTTTGAGATCCTGTATAAAAGGAGCTGCGGAAACGCATCAGAAAAAATGAGCCAGTTGGCGCGTTCATACGTCAGAAATAACTGCTCTCTCCTATCCGGCTTGAGACTCCTTTGAAAC encodes:
- a CDS encoding DUF2515 domain-containing protein gives rise to the protein MTADNKEIIQIVKKMTDRKNIDNITRTKAYERYYSRNPEIRWALLAGMVSRNAGYNMTDLESKWFQRSLKPDRREQLFLTYERANWLIFSDAFPQLLLYRISKDLGKPMFGLLNQFNVSVFMEREWNRFWVSGDIERLVYALIINEQHVIQKPVIEHPVYEKAVFRSLAFKFEERLHFSTVLFPTREGELFGYSVHGFKKVSNRIKLGKRLAGLLFHPGYYRAIIDFSNNTEHTGSRNDYGRFLGRSGRMFSTPMLRLCQPVVEHSRNPLPDWYKGRMQKWWFRKEQQAKNIRLTSWYIDKQRQLHTLIRLEEKILPKGKLF
- a CDS encoding helix-turn-helix domain-containing protein, with amino-acid sequence MEYAMKTKEAAEYLGVDPKTIRNWTKQYEIPCKKNGYGHYVFEEEGMRMLHSIKSEKTGMPEQDGAVQVTQNLKTDAVEEKIQMLMDRIDYLEKKLESKADEVVAVQLLNHREEIEETTKKVEEVIGRIEEFENKVNENKQALEEGFKVEKPKKRKVLSFFSF